The Saccharothrix violaceirubra genome segment GACCTCGGTCCACCGGTCGTCGGTGGGGTCGTAGGTCTCGACCGCGACCTCGACCGGCGCGGCGAGCAGCTCGGCGCCCGGTGCCTGCGCGGCGTAGGCCAGGCGCAGCGAGCCGACGTCGTCGAGCGGTATGCCGACCTCGACCGACGTCGCGCCGGGCAGCAAACCCAGTCGCGGCCCGTTGGGCGCATACGCCATGAGCCGCACGTCGAACCCGCTCACCGTTCACCCCCAGGTGGTCAGAGGAAGGCTCGGCGGGCGCGCATCTCGATCAGCGTCGCCGAGCTGGTTCCGGTGCCCCCGATGAGCACCTGCACACCACGGTCGTGCGCGGATGTCACCGGAACCGGGGTGAAGGTCAACCAGCCGCGCGCCGACCCGGGTCCGCCGTTGGTGATGCGGCCGGTGGCGCCCGCGCTGGTGCCGTCCCACGCGATCGACGCGGCCTCGTGCGCGTCCAACCGTCCGCAGTGGATACGCAGTTGCCGCCCGGCGTCGAGGGTGCCCGGGTAGGACACCCACGAGTCGGTGAGCGAGTCGGCGATGCGTAGATCGCTGATGGGGCCGGTGATCCGCCACACCGTGTCCGACACCGGGGCGGTCGATCCGTCCAGGGTGGTCACCCGTTCCGGGAAACCGGGTTCCGGGGTCGACCACACCCGCGCCGCGACGTCGCGCCAGAACGCACCGGGGATACGGGCGATAACGGCCAGGCGGGCGCGGGCGGCGCCGACCCACATCTGCGGTTCCGATGCCGCGGTGACTGTGGCCTCGGCGGCGACCTCGGCGACAGTGGGCGCCGGGCGGTAGCGCAGTTCGAGCATTCTGTGCCGCACCCCGAACAGCCCGTAGAGCGCGGCGAGGTTGGCGTCGAGCCCGGCGGCGCCCTGGTCGATGCCGGTCGGGCTCGCGCCGGTGATGCCGAGCGTGAGCCCGATCGTGGTCGCCTCGACGTCGGCGCCGACGAGCGGCAGCTCGCCCGGGCGACCGGGGATGACCACCGACGCAGCCCGCGCCCCGGGTAGCGGCCGGACCTGGGTCGCGGCGAGCAGCTTCCAGCACCCCGCGGGGTGGTCGAGCGGCACACCGTCGACGGTGTAGGTCGCCACTAGATCACCCCCAACGCGCCCGCGTACTGCAACGACCGGTTGACCGTGGTCGAGGTCGGTTCGGCCTGCGGGTAGTGGTTGGTCACGTGCACCACCGGTCCGCCGCTACCGAGGTGCGGGTCGAACGTCGAGAGTCCGCTCGCCCAGTCCGAACCGGCGGGCGCGGCCAGGCGCGGCGCCGGAATGACGGTCTTGGGGATGGGCGGCAGCGCGGCCATGTCGAGGAACGCCCGGTCGACCTTGCCGGACATGCGGCCGAGCCCGACGACCAGGCCCTCACCGACGTAGCGACCTGCCTCGGCGGCAAGCCGGGACGGCGAGTTGATCCCGAAGAACGACAGCACCGAATCCCAAGCCGCCTTGACCAGGCCGAGCAGCTTGTCGCGGATCGCACCCGCGAGCGAGCCAAAGCCGTTGATCAAGCCGCGCACGATGTTCGCGCCGGTGTCGTAGAGCAGGCGGCCCAGGTCGCCGAGCGCGTCGAGGATGCGCTGCGGCACACCACGCACCCACGCGACCGCGTCCGACCAACGGTCCACAATGGAGTCTTTGACTCGCACGAACCACGCGCCAACCCGGCCCGGCAGCTCACCGAGCCAGCCCACAGCGTCGAGCACCCACCGAACCGCCGTGCGGACGCCCGAGACGATCGAGTCCCAATGCTTGATGATCAAGCCCGGCAGCGACCAATTGAGGAACAGGTCGACGAGGAACTCGGCGGCGCCGCGGACGATCCCGACAATCCAGTCCCATGTGGACTTTCCGACGTCGACGAGCCAACGCCAGGCGGCGCCAACGGCCGCAGTGATCGTGTCCCAGTTGGTGACGATCAGCGTCGCCAGAACGACCGTCGCCGCGATGAGCAGTGCCCAAGGGTTCGCCGAGCTGATTACGTTCAGCACGCGCACGGCCGTCGAGACGACCCCGAACGCCTGAGCGGCGGCGTAGAGCCCGATGCCCAGCGGGCCTAGCCAGCCGATATTTTCCGACAGAAAACCGGCCAGTCCCAACAGAAGTGGCCCGGCCAGGGTCAGTGCCGTGACCAAAGTGGACCCGACCTGCGTTGCCAGTTGCGCAAAAGCCGGTGCCAGAGTGACGACCAGCGGCGCGAGTTGGCGCAGCGCGACCAGCAGAACCGAGGTCACGGTCGAGGACACGGTGCCGAGCAGTTCGCCGAGCGCGGCAAGGGCCTGTTGTCCCTCGAACGATTCGAGGAACTCTCGTACCCCGCCGGTGACCCGTAGCAGCGTGTCGAGCAGGGAGGCGCCGCCGGTGTCGAACGCGCCGAACACGCTGCGCGCGATAGCCAACAGGTTGCCGAACACCTTGCCCAAGTCGCCCAGCGTCGACAGTCCAGACGAGATCCACTCGCGTAGTCGTCCGCTCTCACGCGCCGCGCGTACGAACTCCGCGGCGCGCTGCGCGGCGTCACCAAACCCGCCCGACAGGTTCGGGAGAAACTCCGAGCCGACGGCGACCAGATCGAGCAGGATCGACACCAACGCCGGAAGGGCCGAGGTCGTGTTGCCGATCGCCTGCCGGACCTGGCCGAAAATGCCGCTGACGGTCTGGACCTGCTGCGATTGGCCTAGGAACGCACCTGTGCCGCGCGCGGCGGTGTTGAACTCCGCTGTGATGCCGGACAGCCCTGTTTTCAGCACGGGCAGGTAGGCGCCGCCCAGTTCGCGCACCTCGTCGGCGACCCCGGCGAACAGCGCGTCTTGCGTCGCCCGCTGGACGTCCTTCCACGCGGGTGCCAGGTCGCGGACGGCGAGCGCGGTCTGTCGCGCCGCGGGGGAGAGCTTGTCGAGGCTCTCGGCGAATGCCGCAGGGTCGTCGACCGCGGCGAGCGCGTCGCCGAACCCGGTCATGCCGACCTGTGCGGCGAACATGCCGACCTTAACCGCTACGCCGAGCGCGGGCAGAAGGGCGAGCGCGCCGCCCATCGCGACCACGGTCGGGACCGCGCCCTGCACGGTGGAGATCGCGCCCGCAACCTTGGTGATCGACAGCGCGAGCCCGACGAACGCCTGCCCCGCCCGGTCACCTGCCGACCGGGCGCGCTCACCGAGCTTGTCGAGGTCTCCCGCCGAGTCGCGGGCGACGCGCGCGAGCGTCGCCCGCGCTTCGCCGAGCCCGCGTCGCCACGCCGAGGCGTCGACACGTAGATAGCCGACAAGCTCGCCGATAGTGAGCGCCATCGGGAATCACCCCCGGTCGCGCTGCTCAGACGCCGGTTAGCGGCGTGACCGGGGGTGATCGGGTGGCATGAGCGAGCGAGCGAGCCTCGATTCGCAGGACAGCAGTCCGACGATGCGGGTGCGCAGCCAGCGCCACGTGCGGTCGCGCAAGATGCCGGACTCGACGTCGGCGCCGTAGACCTCGTGCAAGTCGGCCTCGACCAGGGACCAGCGTTCTAGGACTTGCGTCCACGTGTGCCCGTCGCCGTCTTCGCCGTGCTGGCCTTGCGGGTGCGGGTCGTACCACTCGCGGATGCCGGTTGCCGGGTCGATCGGGCCGCCGTTCGTCGGCTCGCCCGATTCCCGGCCGTCGAGTTTGGGGAGCCTGCCGCGTTCCAATACGCCTCGGCCGCTTCCCTGCCGACAGCCGCGTCGAGCCACGCCGTGACCCCGGCCAGCTTGAGTGCGGGCCACGGCACCCGATCGGCGAGCATCTCGTCGTAGACCGGACCGAGCGCGTCGCGGTACAGGTCGACCTCGGCCGCGTCGTCGAGCGCGACCCCGTCAAGCGACCCGCCGTTCTCCGCGGCGTCGGCGACCTGCGCGGCGACCTCGGCGAGCCGTTGCAGCCGCAGCCCGGTCTCGGCGTTGACGGGCGGGACGGTGTAGACCTTGCCCCGGATCGGGAGGGCGAGCCCGGCGTCGAGCAGCTCGCCCAAGTCGCGGAACGCCATCACGCACCCGCCTTCACGGACTCGGCCGCGGCGAGCCCGGCGCCGCCGGTCCCGTTCGCGGGGTTGGTGATCTCGACCGGGGCGCCCTGCCCGTTCAACGTGAAGTTGAACGGTTCGAGATCGGTCACTGCGCCGCCCTTGGTGAACCCCGACACGGTCGCAGTGCCTTCATAGGCGTCCGGGCTACCGTCGCGCCGGTACCAGCGCACGCGGATGTTGGCGGCGAACCCGACCACCCGTCCGGCCTTGCGGATGGCTTCCTGTCCGGGGTCGGGGGTGAAGGTCTGCGCGTCGGCGCGCTTGCGCTTGCCCTCGGCCTCGATCGACCACGTGCGCTGAGTGACCACTGTGGAGCCCCAGCCGTCGGAGTCGAAATCGCCGTCGTCCTCGGTGTTGTCGTCGGTGGTCTCGGTGAAGCTGGTCAGGCCGTTGACGCGCGTCCACTGTGGTTGTGCCGCGCCGGATGCGCGGGTGTCCACTTCGAGTGCCCAATCCTTTGCCAGCAACGAACGTAGAGCCATTGAGCAGCCTCCTAGCTGCGGTATCGGGTCGGCCGGTGGGCCGTGAGTTGGTAGGTGTCGGCGTGCTCATAGCGGCCGGACTGGTCGCGGCTCAGGGGCACGGATGCGGTGCGCTGCGCGAGGTGGACCAGGGCGCCGCCGAGGTCGAGGTGCGTCGCGCCGTGCAGCTCGTCGAACACGGCGTCGAGCAGGTCAAGCGCTGGACGGGGGTCGGGTCCGGCAGCTCGGGCGCGGACCTGGAGACCGAGCACACTGTCGGCTTGGTCCACGTCGTCGACGAGCGCATAGGGGGTGAGCACCAGGACGCTCGGCGGCGCCGCGGGCACGATCCCGACGACGATGCCGACCTCGGCGTCGCGGTAGATGCCGGTCGGCCGGTACACCGCGACCCCGGTGTCGGTGAGCAGCTCGGCGAGCCCGTGCGCGAGCCTGGTTGTCCAGCTCACAAGCCGAGCGCCTTCCTGATCTGCGCTTGTACCAGGCGGGCGACGACGTCGCGTTCGCTGGCTAGGGCGCTTTCGAGGTACTTCGGGCCGCCGGTTCGGTGGTGGTAGTCGAGTTCCTCGTGCTGCCTGGCGGCATACGGGGTGTCGTAGGAGACGGCAGCAGTGAGCGACTCGGCGTCGACGCTCGCGGTCGCGGAGTTGCGCAGGGCCGCGGTGTCCAGCGGCGCCCGGTCTACCGACACCCCGCGCACGTGCTCGGCGCCCAGACCGAGCCCGCGCGCGGCGCCCTGGTGGGCGGCGGTGTCGATCGCGACACCGTTCCACTCGACGCGCACGCGCCCGGTGCCGATGTTCTCGGCCATGTCCTCACCCCCGGTTCCGGTGGTTAGGTGAGGGCGACCTCGACGTGTGACCAGCTCGACGGGTGGTCGAACAGGTTCGCGGTGATCACGCGGGCGTTGCGTTCGTGTGGGGTGCCTGCCCAGACGGTGACCAGCGAGCCGACCGGTACGTGCACGTCGGGGCGGGCGCGCACAGTGGTTTCGCTGACGACTTCCTCACCGGTCGACGAACGCACGAGTCGGCGCCGGTCCTCGACGAACGTGCGTCGGATGACGACCGGGTCGGCGTGCACGTCGCCGTAGGGACCTGTGCCGAGGTAGCGGCGCAGGGTGATCGTGTGCGGCAGCAGGACCGCGGGAATCTGCAAGGGGGATCACCCCCCTCACGGCTTGCCGGGCAGTCCCCAGCGGTCGGGGGCCAGTGGGGTATGCGCGAGCAGTCCGGCGGTCGCGAGGATGCGCGCGGCTCTGGGACCTATGTCCGGGGGTGCGCCGGTGTCGGCGCGCTTGAACCGCAGGGTGCCGAGCGCGGCCTCGCTGAACTGCGCCCCGGCGCCGACCGGGTCGCCGGTCTCGCCCCACCACTCGACCACCGCGCACGTCGCCCGCCGCACCGCATCGCGGGTGCCTTGTTCGACGGGGTAGCCCTGGGCGTCAACGGGGTAGACGGCGGCGACGAGCAGCGCGTCGACTTCCTCGGACGCGCGGGCGAGCAGCCGCGGCGAGTCGTCGTCGACCGCTGCCTCGCCCGCGTACTCGACCAGGTCGGCCGTGGTGGCGTAGACGCGCACGGTCCTAGTCCTGGTCCTCGTCGAACAATCGGGCCAGATCGTCACGGGAGAGCGATTCGGCGTCGGCACGGGAGTAGCCGCGAGACATCGCGTAGTCGACCCACTCGGCTTTCCGCGCGCCCTTGACCGGCCGCGCCGGGGTGACCGTCTCGGCGGTCTCGAACGGTGTCCACACGTCCGGCAGGGACGCGAGCCGCTCAGCCATCCACGAACCCGGTTCGGGCTCGTGCACCTCGCCGGTGCGCTCGTTGCGGTAGGCGACCATCAGGCGCCCGCCTTACGCTTGATCAACACGGCGCGCTTGGGATCGAGGGTCTTCACGCCCATGAGGCAGTCGATCGACACGACGTCCTCTTTCCGGGTCATGTCGTAGCCGTAGATCACCCGCAGGCCGAGACCCTTGTACGTCACGACCGCCCCCTGCCCGGCGCCGATGCCCCGCGGAAGCGGCAGCGTGCGCGTCACCAGGGCGAACGCCTCGCGCCGGAACGCGACCGACACGTCATCCTTGACGTTCTGGGTCAGCACGTTGTCGAAACCGCGCTTGCGGCCGAGGCTCGCCTCACGCAGCGCCGTTCCGTCGTCGCCGACCTTGTCGGCCTCGACGAACAGGGGGTCTTTTTGCAACAGGGCGGCAAGGGTGGTGCTGTGCACCGCGCGCCGCTGGGAGGTCGGCACGTTGGCGTCGTTGAGCACCTTCCCGGCGTCGATCAGCACATCGGACACGTGCGCGGCGGCCGGGTCGTAGGTGACCGACTGCGTGATGTCGGCGCGCAGGCCGAGCACGAGCCGGTCGGTGTACTGGTTGATCGCCTCCATTGCCGGGGTGAGGAACTGCTCGGAAAAGTCGGTGATCCGCATCGACCAGTCCTCGGAGGTCACCGCGAACGACACGTCGGGAATCTTGTTGAGCACCAACGACGTCGAGCCCTCGGTCGCGTTCTGCAACTGGATTCCGTTGGTGCGGTTGAACTCGTTCACCACGAACGTCGCGGGCTTGCGGATGGTGATGGTGTCACCTGAGTTGCCGGTGAAGTCACCTTCGTAGTCGCGGTGCACGAGCCCGGACATGACGGTCTGCTCGTACAAGGTCGCGATGGCCTCGCGGGCGATCACGTCGACGGTAAGAAGCTGGTTGGGCATGGTCAGCTACGCCCCTTCCTGGTGCGCTTGATGTAGTCCTCGATCGAGAGCGAGCCGAGGTCGTCGGAACCGGTGGGTGACCCGCCGGTGATCTCCGCGCCGCTGCGCGGTGCCGCGGCCGGTGCACTGGCGAGCCGAGGGTGTGCCTTGACGGTCTCGGCGATGGCGGCGGCGACCTGGTCGCCGAACTTCTCGGCCGAGGGGTCGAGGTCGGCGACCTTGCGGCGGAAGCTGGCCGAGTCGAGCAGCGCGTCGGGATCGGCGCCCGCGGTCGGCGCGGCGCGGTACACGGCCAGGTCGACCGCGCGCTCGCGCGCCTCGCGCTGCGCGGCGGTGAGCTGCTCGGTGACCTGCTCGACGGTCGGCGCCTCGCCCGACTTGTCGATGCCGAGCGCTGCGGCGATCTTGTCGACGATGCCCTGCTGCGCCCCCTCGGCCTTGCCTCGCCACTCGGCAATCTCGGCGCGCAACGACTCGACGTCCGCGGCGCCCGTCGGCGGGGCGGGCTCGCCCTGCGGCTCGCCGATGCCCGGTGTTGTGGGTGGTGTCGGGTTGTCCTGCGGGTTAGACGGCGCCGTTGGGGCGTCGGTCGGACCGCTCGCGGGCGGCGAGGCGGGCACGGGTACGGACATCGGCGGACCTCCTAGGCCGGCGATCAGGGGAAGCGCCCGACGGATGTCGAGGGCGCACGAAAAAGTCGTCTTCGTTCTAGACAACTTCTGACGACGTGCCGTAAAGTCGTCGCCAACAGAGACGACATAAGGAGTGGTTCAGGTGGGGGAACTGTTCAGCCTGGTTGACCTGCTCGGCGAGCCTGCGATACAGCTCTCGATCGACGACGCGCTCGCCGAGGTCGCCGAGCAGAACACCGCGGCGGCTACGGTCGAGAACGACGTCATGCCGTCCACGTGGGAGCTGATCCCGCGCGAGACGATCACCGGACAGGGGGTGCTCGGCGCTTGAAGACGCGTTACCTCGACATGGCGGGGGTGGGTCGAGCGCTGGCGAGCCCGGTCTCTCGTCATGCGGTCGTGAAGTGGCGAGAGCGGTACCCGCAGGGGTCCGAGCACCCGTTCCCTGAACCCGATGTGATTACCGGCGCGTGGGACGTCGACCCGGACACCGGCGAGCTTGTCGACGATCAGGACGAGCGGGGCGTGCCCGGCTGGAATGCCGAACGTCTTCCCGAGATCGAGGCATGGCGCGCGAGACTGCCGGGCAGGACCGGGCGCCCGCGCAAGTCGGACTAAGTTGACCGCGTGGCCACCTCGGATGCTTTGGCGATCGTCGGTGCGATTACTGGCAGTGTGTCGCTCATCTGGAACGTCTCGTCGTACCTGCTGGCGGGCGGTCGAGCGTCGGTCGAAATAGGAATCGGCCTATACAACGGTACCGACCTTTTCATCATGCCGACCCCCAAAGAGGGGATCAATGTCTACGACAATCCACTGAGTGCGCCGATAGATAACGTGTTGGTCATCCAAATATTCGGCAAGGGTCGACAGGGGTTGACGGTCGACGGGGTTAAGCTCGTCGACCGGTCGGGTATCTCTTATCTGCCAACGCGGTTCCTACGCGGTGGGCTACCCGCGCGCATGGAAGTACACGCCTCGCACACGGTTGTTTTGCCCATGAACGAAGTCAACGTGAACGTGCATCACGCGCTGCGGAAAACTCAGATGACCGAGCTACGGTTGCGGGCCGTTGTTCGTTTCGGCAACGGCAAAGCGGTTCGCAGCAAGCCCATTCGGTTCTATGCGGGTGAAGACCCGTACATCCGCGGGCCGGTCGCCTCCGACGAGCGCGACGATGACTAGCCCACCGACGGCAGGGTGAGCTCGCGCTCGCGGGCGTGGGCTGCGAGCCCTTCGGAGTGGGCTCGCAGCCACACCCCTGCAAGGATGCGCGCCGGTTGCTCGGCCTTCTCGGCGTTTGCCTTCTCGGTCGCGGTGCGCCGGTCGTGCCAGATGGGTAGGTGCCGGGGCGCGTAGGGATTGGGGCGTGACGGGGTGAGTGCGTATCCGGCTGCGTAGCCCTCGGCCCGTGCTGCGCGCACCTGCTCGGCGGTCACTGCTGCCACGTCTCACCCCCGGTTCGGTGTCGTTCCCCGTTGCCGCCGTTGAGCAGTTCCTCGCGGAACTGGTCGAAGGTGAGCCTACCGTTTGCGTCCCACCACTCTTTGAGTTCGTCGGATGCCCACTTGCGTGCGTAGGTCTCGTTCTGCCGCCACAGGTTGCGCGGGTCGATCTGTGCCCGGCGCCCCTCGTTGGTGACCATGTAGCCGTTGGTCGCGGCCTCGGCGGCGAGGTACTGCTCGTCGAGCGCCTTCGCGTAGGCGGCGCGGGCCAACTCGTCGAACCCGCGGCCGGTGAACCCGTCGGCGCGCAGGCGGGCGATTGCGTCGTCGCGGCGTAGCCGTTCGAGGTCGACCTCGAACGCCTCGGCGTAAGCCTGCTGGTAGTCGTAGCCCTCGGCGACGAGCCGGTCGACTTGCGCCCACTGCTCGGCGTGCGGGTCGTCGTCCTCGGCGTCCTGGTGCTCGTCGAGCTGCTCGCCCTGGTCCTGCTCGGCTTCGGCGTCGCGGCGATCCATCTCGGCGAGCACGGCCTCGACCGCGGCGTCGTCGTCGGCGACCTCGGCCAGGTGCGCGGCGAGTTCATCGTCGGTCATGACGGCGAGCCGCTGCCGCTCGGCCTGCTCGGCGGCCAGGCGCTCACGCTCGCGCCGGGCGGCCTGCTCGGCGGCGACGGCGTCGAGTCGGGCCTGCTCTGCGGTGCCCTCGGCGACCTGGTCGGCGACCGCGGCGCGGCGGGCTCGCGCGGCGGTGGCGGTGCCGTGGCCGAGGTTGAGCTGCTCGCGGTGGCGCTTGCGGTTGAGGCCGGTCGCGTCGACGTGCTCGCGAATCTCGGCCTGTAGCGCCCGGATGCGCTGCTGTGCCGCGCGCCGGGCGGTGACGTCGAGTGCCCCGGCTTCCTTGCGCTTCTCCCGCCGCACTTTGCGCTCAAGCTCGCGCAGGTCTTCGCGCTCGTTCTCGGCGGCCTGGTCGTGCTCGACCGGTTCGTCGAGCCGGGTCACTCCGGGGATGAACGGTAGGAAGGTGTGCCGACAGTTCGGGTGCATGAGCCCGGCGGCACGGGCCTCGTCGACGGTCGCGGCGACGTCGACGCGCATCGGGTCGCCGGTGAGTTCGTTCTCGACGGTGCGTTCGCCCGCGGCGCCGGTGCGGGCGAGGATGCGCCCTTGCCACACCGAGCACAGCGCGCACCCGTCGGTGGTGTTGGAGACGGTCACCAGGTCCACGCCGAGCGAGTCGAGGCGGGCGAGGTGTCCCTCGTTCCACGCTCGCGCGGTCGCCGTGCGGGTGGCCATCTCCACGTACGACGCGAGGTTCCACCCGCGCCCGGCCCGGTCGACGAACCCGGTCACCCCGTCGGCGACGAGCCGATCCCACGCGGCGCGCTGCGCCGAGCGGGTCGTGCCCGTGCCGAGCAGTTGCGCCGGTGCCGCGGCGGCGACTGCGACCTGATAGGCGTCCTGTCCCCAGCGCAGGACTCGCAGATACAGCGCGTCGAGCCGCGAGGTGAGGTCGGCCGCGAGCAGCGCCGCGGCGTCCATGCCGGGGATCACCTCGCGCAGCGCGCCGAGCTGCGACTCGTCGAGCGCGCCGAGGTCGGCGAGCTGCGCGAGCGCGGCGGCGCTGCCCGCCTGCCAGGCGGCGAGCACGGCCTCGGCCGCGCCGGTGCCGACCTCGGTGCGTAGCTGCGTGAGCATCCGCTCGACCGCGAGCCGTACCTCGCGCGCGGCGGCGGCCTTCTGCGCTGCCCACTCTGGGATCTCGACCCCGGCGCGGGCGCGGCGGGCGATATCGGCGAGCAGCCGCGCCTCGGCCTCGGTGAACACGGCGAGCAGGTCGCGGGCGAGCTGCTCGACGACCTCGGCCGGATCGCTATCCGGTGGGGGCTCCCACGCCATCGTTCGTGCCCCCGTCCTGGGTGCCTCGCCAGGTGGCGGGGTCGGGAACGGCGCGGCCGGTCTCGGCGAAGATCCGGCCGACCTCGGCGTCGACCTGGTCGCCGGTCCACTCCGGGTGGACCAGGCGCACGCGGACCTCGGTGGAGGCGGCCTCGGCGGTCAGCAGCGCGTGCGCGGTGCGGGCAAGCTCGCCCGTGTCGGGTTGGGCCTGGTCGCCGAACTCGACGACCGGCTCGGCGCCGGTCACACCGCGGGTGCCGAACACGTGCGCGTCGACGTCGAGCAGCGAACCGACCAGGGGGCCGAGTGCGGCCGACCAGTAACGCGACTTCTTGTCGCGGGTGGTCTCGGACAACTCGCGCCGGTCGGTGACCTCGGTCGCGGTGATGCCGGTCGCCCGCCCGTTGATCTCACCGAACGTCGACGTCGAGTAGCCCGCGGACCTGAGTACGTCGTGCGTGATCTGCTGCGCGGTCGCTTGGTGCTCGGCGACCCTGATCGCGAACTGCGATGGCGTGATGGGCGGCGAGCCGTCTCCGCGGCCGGTAAGCATGTTCAGCTCGTGGAAGACCTCTTGATCGTCGTCGAACGTGGCGCCTTGGCCAGGGCCGTTCGGGGTGAGGTAGCCAGTCGGCACGATGAGGCGGGCTTTTGCGAGCCGGATGTCGCGGACCCAGGACGAATAGACCTCGTCGAGCACGTCGAGCAGTGGCTCGACCCCGTCGAGGTCCGAGCGGCCGAGCGGGCGCAGCGCCGGAATCGAGCGCCACTCGCGAGACGGTCGGATGTTTGGGGCGTAGGCGGCGGTGAGCCGCTGGGTGCCGGTGCCGATCGCGCCCTCGGCGTCGACCAGCTCGGCCGCCCACGCGGTCGACGGGTGCTCGGCGAGCGGGATCGCGCGGCCGAGTTCGTCGTCGCTGCCCTGGTGCAAGGTGTGCACGATCCGGCCGGGCTCGTGCCGTTCGAGGTGGCGCAGCACGGTCGGGCCGTCAGTGCCCACCGTCTGCCAGAACGTCACCCCAACGAGCCGCTTCCAACGCCAGTCGGGCACGGCCGCGTCAGCGTCGACGGCGTCGAGCATGGCGTGCGGGCGAACGTCGCCGTCCCACACGACCCGCAGATACGCCCCGCCCAGCGCGGCGGCGACCTCGGCCGCTTCCAACAGGGCCGAGTGAGTCTCGGCGGTGTTGACCACCTGGTCGAGGCGAGCCTGCGCCGCGGTGTCCTCGGTGAGCACCCGGGGAGGTTCAGCAAACAGCAGGTCAGCGCTCGCGGTCGCGATGTCGGCG includes the following:
- a CDS encoding phage tail protein: MALTIGELVGYLRVDASAWRRGLGEARATLARVARDSAGDLDKLGERARSAGDRAGQAFVGLALSITKVAGAISTVQGAVPTVVAMGGALALLPALGVAVKVGMFAAQVGMTGFGDALAAVDDPAAFAESLDKLSPAARQTALAVRDLAPAWKDVQRATQDALFAGVADEVRELGGAYLPVLKTGLSGITAEFNTAARGTGAFLGQSQQVQTVSGIFGQVRQAIGNTTSALPALVSILLDLVAVGSEFLPNLSGGFGDAAQRAAEFVRAARESGRLREWISSGLSTLGDLGKVFGNLLAIARSVFGAFDTGGASLLDTLLRVTGGVREFLESFEGQQALAALGELLGTVSSTVTSVLLVALRQLAPLVVTLAPAFAQLATQVGSTLVTALTLAGPLLLGLAGFLSENIGWLGPLGIGLYAAAQAFGVVSTAVRVLNVISSANPWALLIAATVVLATLIVTNWDTITAAVGAAWRWLVDVGKSTWDWIVGIVRGAAEFLVDLFLNWSLPGLIIKHWDSIVSGVRTAVRWVLDAVGWLGELPGRVGAWFVRVKDSIVDRWSDAVAWVRGVPQRILDALGDLGRLLYDTGANIVRGLINGFGSLAGAIRDKLLGLVKAAWDSVLSFFGINSPSRLAAEAGRYVGEGLVVGLGRMSGKVDRAFLDMAALPPIPKTVIPAPRLAAPAGSDWASGLSTFDPHLGSGGPVVHVTNHYPQAEPTSTTVNRSLQYAGALGVI
- a CDS encoding DUF7426 family protein — protein: MAFRDLGELLDAGLALPIRGKVYTVPPVNAETGLRLQRLAEVAAQVADAAENGGSLDGVALDDAAEVDLYRDALGPVYDEMLADRVPWPALKLAGVTAWLDAAVGREAAEAYWNAAGSPNSTAGNRASRRTAARSTRQPASASGTTRTRKASTAKTATGTRGRKS
- a CDS encoding phage tail tube protein, which encodes MALRSLLAKDWALEVDTRASGAAQPQWTRVNGLTSFTETTDDNTEDDGDFDSDGWGSTVVTQRTWSIEAEGKRKRADAQTFTPDPGQEAIRKAGRVVGFAANIRVRWYRRDGSPDAYEGTATVSGFTKGGAVTDLEPFNFTLNGQGAPVEITNPANGTGGAGLAAAESVKAGA
- a CDS encoding minor capsid protein, coding for MSWTTRLAHGLAELLTDTGVAVYRPTGIYRDAEVGIVVGIVPAAPPSVLVLTPYALVDDVDQADSVLGLQVRARAAGPDPRPALDLLDAVFDELHGATHLDLGGALVHLAQRTASVPLSRDQSGRYEHADTYQLTAHRPTRYRS
- a CDS encoding P22 phage major capsid protein family protein, translated to MPNQLLTVDVIAREAIATLYEQTVMSGLVHRDYEGDFTGNSGDTITIRKPATFVVNEFNRTNGIQLQNATEGSTSLVLNKIPDVSFAVTSEDWSMRITDFSEQFLTPAMEAINQYTDRLVLGLRADITQSVTYDPAAAHVSDVLIDAGKVLNDANVPTSQRRAVHSTTLAALLQKDPLFVEADKVGDDGTALREASLGRKRGFDNVLTQNVKDDVSVAFRREAFALVTRTLPLPRGIGAGQGAVVTYKGLGLRVIYGYDMTRKEDVVSIDCLMGVKTLDPKRAVLIKRKAGA
- a CDS encoding phage minor capsid protein, translated to MAWEPPPDSDPAEVVEQLARDLLAVFTEAEARLLADIARRARAGVEIPEWAAQKAAAAREVRLAVERMLTQLRTEVGTGAAEAVLAAWQAGSAAALAQLADLGALDESQLGALREVIPGMDAAALLAADLTSRLDALYLRVLRWGQDAYQVAVAAAAPAQLLGTGTTRSAQRAAWDRLVADGVTGFVDRAGRGWNLASYVEMATRTATARAWNEGHLARLDSLGVDLVTVSNTTDGCALCSVWQGRILARTGAAGERTVENELTGDPMRVDVAATVDEARAAGLMHPNCRHTFLPFIPGVTRLDEPVEHDQAAENEREDLRELERKVRREKRKEAGALDVTARRAAQQRIRALQAEIREHVDATGLNRKRHREQLNLGHGTATAARARRAAVADQVAEGTAEQARLDAVAAEQAARRERERLAAEQAERQRLAVMTDDELAAHLAEVADDDAAVEAVLAEMDRRDAEAEQDQGEQLDEHQDAEDDDPHAEQWAQVDRLVAEGYDYQQAYAEAFEVDLERLRRDDAIARLRADGFTGRGFDELARAAYAKALDEQYLAAEAATNGYMVTNEGRRAQIDPRNLWRQNETYARKWASDELKEWWDANGRLTFDQFREELLNGGNGERHRTGGETWQQ
- a CDS encoding phage portal protein, whose product is MGNQWPPAPFDQAAAKMREWNAWYVGRAEQLAALYGSGPVVHTRPGQYRGGLVGAVSRFFWGRPVSPRGQQRTRVHVPLAADIATASADLLFAEPPRVLTEDTAAQARLDQVVNTAETHSALLEAAEVAAALGGAYLRVVWDGDVRPHAMLDAVDADAAVPDWRWKRLVGVTFWQTVGTDGPTVLRHLERHEPGRIVHTLHQGSDDELGRAIPLAEHPSTAWAAELVDAEGAIGTGTQRLTAAYAPNIRPSREWRSIPALRPLGRSDLDGVEPLLDVLDEVYSSWVRDIRLAKARLIVPTGYLTPNGPGQGATFDDDQEVFHELNMLTGRGDGSPPITPSQFAIRVAEHQATAQQITHDVLRSAGYSTSTFGEINGRATGITATEVTDRRELSETTRDKKSRYWSAALGPLVGSLLDVDAHVFGTRGVTGAEPVVEFGDQAQPDTGELARTAHALLTAEAASTEVRVRLVHPEWTGDQVDAEVGRIFAETGRAVPDPATWRGTQDGGTNDGVGAPTG